The following coding sequences lie in one Flavobacterium cyclinae genomic window:
- a CDS encoding GIY-YIG nuclease family protein, with the protein MKFYFVYILKCFDNSYYVGITSNLERRVTEHNAGKYSDAYTYSRRPVELVWYQEFLEPNQAISFEKKIKKWSRAKKEAIINGEWDLLPILAECKNETHFKNKESRLRSI; encoded by the coding sequence ATGAAATTTTATTTTGTTTACATCCTTAAATGTTTCGACAATTCTTATTATGTTGGAATTACTTCAAATTTAGAACGTAGAGTTACGGAGCACAATGCTGGTAAATATTCGGATGCATATACTTATTCTAGAAGACCTGTAGAGTTAGTTTGGTATCAAGAATTTTTGGAACCTAATCAAGCAATATCATTTGAAAAGAAAATTAAGAAATGGAGTCGCGCTAAAAAGGAAGCGATAATTAATGGAGAATGGGATTTATTGCCGATTTTAGCCGAGTGTAAGAATGAAACGCATTTTAAAAATAAAGAATCTCGACTTCGCTCGATTTGA
- the neuC gene encoding UDP-N-acetylglucosamine 2-epimerase produces MNKRKIAVVITARPSYSRVKTVLSAIKQHPNLELQLIVAASALLDRYGSAINYIVNDGFEISAKVFNVLEGENLTAAAKTTGIGILELSTVFDNLMPDVVVTVADRFETMATAIAASYMNIPLAHIQGGEVTGNIDEKVRHSITKLADYHFVASDGAKERVVKLGEDPAYVFNTGCPSIDLAKGVKESSITLPFNPYEKYGGVGFSPDLSKGYLVVMQHPVTNEYQDSRKHIEATLEAITQLNRPTLWFWPNVDAGADGTSNGIRAYRETHQLTNVHFFKNMEGQDFLHLLNHADCLIGNSSVGIRECAYLGVPVVNIGSRQNKRDRGNNVVDVPYQVQAIKEAIEVQSQAVRVPSDVYGGGDAGQQIADLLAKLPLQFHKTIMY; encoded by the coding sequence ATGAATAAAAGAAAAATAGCAGTTGTAATTACTGCACGGCCTTCATACAGTAGGGTAAAAACAGTACTTTCAGCCATAAAACAACATCCAAATTTAGAACTACAATTGATTGTTGCGGCTTCAGCATTGCTGGATCGATATGGTTCGGCAATTAATTACATTGTAAATGATGGCTTTGAAATTTCTGCCAAAGTATTCAATGTTTTAGAAGGTGAAAATTTAACTGCAGCGGCTAAAACTACTGGTATTGGAATTTTGGAACTTTCTACAGTCTTTGATAATTTAATGCCTGATGTAGTAGTTACAGTAGCAGATCGTTTTGAAACTATGGCTACTGCTATTGCAGCTTCATATATGAATATTCCGCTTGCCCATATTCAAGGTGGCGAAGTAACAGGGAATATTGATGAAAAAGTAAGACATTCGATTACTAAATTGGCCGATTATCATTTTGTAGCATCTGATGGTGCAAAAGAGAGAGTTGTTAAATTAGGTGAAGATCCAGCTTATGTATTTAATACCGGTTGTCCTTCAATTGATTTGGCTAAGGGAGTTAAAGAATCAAGTATAACTTTGCCTTTTAATCCTTATGAAAAATATGGAGGTGTTGGATTTAGTCCCGATTTATCAAAAGGATATTTAGTAGTCATGCAACATCCCGTTACAAACGAATACCAAGATTCAAGAAAACATATTGAAGCTACTTTAGAGGCGATAACTCAGTTAAATCGTCCAACCTTGTGGTTTTGGCCTAATGTAGATGCAGGTGCTGATGGTACTTCTAATGGAATTCGTGCTTACCGTGAAACGCACCAATTAACCAATGTTCATTTTTTTAAAAATATGGAAGGACAAGATTTTTTACATTTATTAAATCATGCCGATTGTTTGATTGGGAATTCAAGTGTTGGAATAAGAGAATGTGCTTATCTTGGTGTGCCTGTTGTTAACATTGGTTCTAGACAAAATAAAAGAGATAGGGGAAATAATGTGGTAGATGTTCCTTATCAGGTTCAAGCAATTAAAGAAGCTATTGAAGTGCAATCTCAAGCAGTCAGAGTTCCTTCTGATGTATATGGAGGAGGTGATGCAGGTCAGCAAATAGCAGATTTGTTAGCAAAATTACCTTTACAATTTCATAAAACAATCATGTATTAA